In Neovison vison isolate M4711 chromosome 14, ASM_NN_V1, whole genome shotgun sequence, the following proteins share a genomic window:
- the NTAN1 gene encoding protein N-terminal asparagine amidohydrolase, whose translation MPLLVEGRRVRLPQSAGDLVRAHPPLEERARLLRGQSVQQVGPQGLLYVQQRELAVTSPKDGSISILGSDDATTCHIVVLRHTGNGATCLTHCDGTDTRAEVPLIMSSIKSFSDHAQCGRLEVHLVGGFSDDRQLSQKLTHQLLSEFDRQEEDIHLVTLCVTELNDREENENHFPIIYGIAVNIKTAEIYRASFPDRGPEEALRAARALTGGPMISIYDAETEQLRLGPYSWVPFPHVDFWLQQDDKQILENLSTSPLAEPPHFVEHIRSTLMFLKKHPSPTSALFPGNKALLYKKNEGGLWEKISSPGS comes from the exons ATGCCGCTGCTCGTCGAAGGGCGGCGAGTGCGGCTGCCGCAGTCCGCCGGGGACCTCGTGCGAGCCCACCCGCCTCTGGAG GAAAGAGCCAGACTTCTCAGAGGTCAGTCTGTTCAACAAGTGGGACCCCAGGGCCTTCTGTATGTTCAGCAAAGAGAGCTGGCAGTGACCTCCCCAAAGGATG GCTCCATCTCCATTCTGGGTTCTGATGATGCCACCACTTGTCACATCGTGGTCCTGAGGCACACAG gtAACGGGGCCACCTGCTTGACCCACTGCGATGGAACGGACACCAGAGCGGAGGTGCCCTTGATCATGAGCTCCATAAAGTCCTTCTCCgatcatgcccagtgtggaag GCTGGAGGTGCACCTCGTGGGAGGCTTCAGTGACGACAGGCAGTTGTCACAAAAACTTACTCATCAGCTTCTTA GTGAGTTTGACAGACAGGAGGAGGACATTCACTTAGTGACGTTATGTGTGACAG aattAAATGAccgggaagaaaatgaaaaccactttCCAATCATTTATGGCATCG CTGTCAACATTAAGACCGCGGAGATTTACCGAGCATCCTTCCCAGACCGGGGTCCGGAGGAGGCACTGCGGGCTGCCCGGGCTTTAACAGGAGGACCA ATGATCAGTATCTACGATGCAGAGACCGAACAGCTGCGTCTGGGGCCGTACTCCTGGGTGCCCTTCCCGCACGTCGACTTCTGGCTGCAGCAAGACGACAAGCAGATACTAGAG AACCTTTCCACTTCGCCTCTGGCTGAGCCGCCCCACTTTGTGGAACATATTAGGTCTAccttgatgtttttaaaaaaacacccaTCTCCCACCAGCGCACTGTTTCCTGGAAACAAGGCTCTGCTCTACAAAAAGAATGAAGGTGGCTTGTGGGAAAAGATCTCTTCTCCCGGAAGCTGA